The genomic DNA CCGGCGTCCTGGCCAAGACCCGCTCGAAGCTCTCCGAGGGCTTCTACGGCGAGTCCGCCCAGATCGCCAAGCCGACCGCCGAGGAGCACGCGGAGATCACCAGCGGCCACGGCCACCACTGATCAGCCACTGATCGCCACAGCCTGAGGGCCCCCTCGCCGAGGGGGCCCTCAGCGCATTCCAGGAGCGGAGCCACCCCCATGCAGTTGACGATCGACCACGACTCCCCCACGCCCCCGTACGAGCAGATCCGCCACGCGGTCGCCGAGCAGGCCCGCACCGGCACGCTGCCGGTCGGCACCAAGCTGCCCACCGTCCGCGCGCTGGCCGAGCAGCTGGGGCTGGCCGCCAACACGGTGGCCCGCGCCTACCGCGAGCTGGAGACGGACGGCGTGGTGGAGACCCACGGCCGGCGCGGCACCCTGGTCGCCGCCACCGGCGACACCGCGCACCGGCTGGCCGCCGCCGCGGCCGCCGCCTACGCCGAGCGTGCCGAACGCCTGGGCCTCTCCCTGGAGGAGGCCCAGGCGTCCGTGCTCACCGCCCTGGACGTCGCCTACCGGCAGCGTTCCTAGGTCTGCGGCGCCAGCGCGCTCTGCACGCCGTTCCCGGTGGCCGCCGCCGTGGAGACCGGTGCACCGAGCGCGCTGTGCTTCACCCACTCGGCCCACGGGACGTTCCAGTCGCCGAAGCCGTTGCCGAACGGCTCCATCTCGTGGCCCTTGCTGTTGACCACCTGGACGATGTCGCCCACCCGGGTGTTCTGGAAGAACCAGTGCGCGTTCTCGGTCGACATGCCGGTGCAGCCGTGGCTGACGTTGTCCTTGCCCTGGGAGCCCACCGACCAGGGCGCGGCGTGCACGTACTCGCCGCTCCAGGTGACCCGGGTCGCCCACTTCACGTCCAGGTCGTAGGACTCGCTGCTGCCCGCCGCGATGCCGATGGTCTCGCCGCTCATCCGGACGTCGGCCTCCTGGCCCAGCACCACCTTGATGCCGTTGCGGGTGGAGAAGCCGGGCTTGCCGGTGGTCACCGGGATGGTGTTCACCAGCTGCCCGTTGCGGCGGTAGGTCAGCTGGTGCGCGGCGGCGTCGACCACCGCCTCCACCCGGTCGCCGGTCTTCAGCGACAGGGTCTGCGCCTCGCCGCCGTACAGGCCGTCGGATATCCGCACGCCGGCCCGGTCGAAGGCCAGCTGCACGGTGGCGTTGGCGGGCCAGTACTCCTGCGGGCGGAAGTGCAGTTCCTTGTCGTCCACCCAGTACCAGGCGCCGGTCACGGCGGGCTGGGAGACGACGGTGAGGCCGCGTTCGACCTCCTGGCGGGCCGCCGGGTCCTTGACCGCCTCGGAGAGCTTCACGGTGAGCGGCTGGCCGACGCCGTAGACGCCGCTGCCGGAGGAGTCCGGGCCGAGCTCGGCGGTGAGCAGGTCCTGCGCCTGCTGGGTGGTGAAGGTGGCGGTGGTCTCGCCGCGGCCGCCCTTGCCGTCGTCGGCGGCGACCTTCACGGTGTAGCGGGTCCCGGCCCTCAGATGGCCGGTGGTCTTCCAGCTCTGCTGGTCGGCGGCGAGCTCTCCGGCGACCAGCTGTCCGTCCGGCCCGGTGACCGTGACGTCGGTGATCCTG from Kitasatospora terrestris includes the following:
- a CDS encoding GntR family transcriptional regulator, translating into MQLTIDHDSPTPPYEQIRHAVAEQARTGTLPVGTKLPTVRALAEQLGLAANTVARAYRELETDGVVETHGRRGTLVAATGDTAHRLAAAAAAAYAERAERLGLSLEEAQASVLTALDVAYRQRS
- a CDS encoding Ig-like domain-containing protein — translated: MLVLTPLVACSAESTGGNETAGTTFHQVDAAGLVHTSAAELVDPSQPFTVTAEPGARITDVTVTGPDGQLVAGELAADQQSWKTTGHLRAGTRYTVKVAADDGKGGRGETTATFTTQQAQDLLTAELGPDSSGSGVYGVGQPLTVKLSEAVKDPAARQEVERGLTVVSQPAVTGAWYWVDDKELHFRPQEYWPANATVQLAFDRAGVRISDGLYGGEAQTLSLKTGDRVEAVVDAAAHQLTYRRNGQLVNTIPVTTGKPGFSTRNGIKVVLGQEADVRMSGETIGIAAGSSESYDLDVKWATRVTWSGEYVHAAPWSVGSQGKDNVSHGCTGMSTENAHWFFQNTRVGDIVQVVNSKGHEMEPFGNGFGDWNVPWAEWVKHSALGAPVSTAAATGNGVQSALAPQT